A single window of Solea solea chromosome 9, fSolSol10.1, whole genome shotgun sequence DNA harbors:
- the LOC131465847 gene encoding afadin- and alpha-actinin-binding protein-like → MPESSLVKDIHGTSAECRTSPLREFYQSSLLLHRSSNMLSCFCTEHNVQECASHISQELLLLGLTPVWTELSCRSELNVTAVINCMYDLIQLHRRSIRTLENLEVEHHKLSSNVAFLQLTSTRQTEQLEVCKRENAGLVEKERQLQLKVKSLQNAVRNEKEEVHKLQNIIASRASQYNHEMKKKEKEFNKLKEHLHQLLVGKKEKKQAIDVLNNIGRADGKRSLWKTEKTEAKHEGEMYRTLLSDYDARQRELEVENAEMRKVLQQMKKDMMSVLSSTKLTVTNDKRAADGVQADSGEEEEVLDSSKESVELHCVHAREKLTNSIRLQWRRLKNHVERLDSQASLAQVDESKTLAVPRETHEEEMNRLKLEIQQCKDFIQTQQQLLQQQLSSPCDEETGSLLSDRYMSQETERLREEWRTLEEQRKIFERERRNFTEAAIRLSHERKAFEEDRATWLKHQFLNSSPFADSKKPQMSKSKSAFLISAETEACGTMDPEELVKCPSDTTSPAHRCFPLTSPSTANTSRTVPYPRKKLEQTEDKDY, encoded by the exons TCAAGGACATTCACGGCACCTCTGCTGAATGTAGAACATCCCCCTTGAGAGAGTTTTACCAATCATCCCTCCTGCTGCACAGAAGCTCCAACATGCTCAGCTGCTTCTGCACAGAGCACAATGTGCAGGAGTGTGCATCACACATCAGTCAG GAGCTGTTATTGCTTGGCCTCACACCAGTTTGGACCGAGTTGTCGTGCAGGTCAGAGCTAAATGTCACGGCTGTGATAAATTGCATGTATGACCTGATTCAGCTGCATCGTCGAAGCATCCGAACACTGGAAAATTTGGAAGTGGAACATCACAAGTTGAGCAGCAACGTGGCCTTTCTGCAGCTCACCAGTACCAGACAAACG GAGCAGCTCGAGGTTTGCAAAAGAGAAAACGCGGGGCTCGTTGAGAAAGAACGGCAGCTTCAGCTGAAAGTGAAAAGTTTGCAGAATGCTGTGAGAAATGAAAAGGAAGAG GTGCATAAACTTCAGAACATAATTGCAAGTCGTGCGAGTCAGTACAACCatgagatgaagaagaaggaaaaagaattTAACAAACTAAAAGAGCATCTGCATCAACTTCTGGTCGGtaaaaaggagaagaaacaag CCATTGATGTGTTAAATAACATTGGAAGAGCAGATGGAAAGAGAAGCCTTTGGAAAACTGAAAAGACAGAAGCAAA ACATGAAGGCGAGATGTACAGAACTCTGCTGAGTGACTACGACGCCCGGCAGAGGGAGCTGGAAGTGGAAAATGCAGAGATGAGGAAAGTGTTGcagcaaatgaaaaaagacaTGATGTCGGTTTTAAGTTCAACCAAATTGACTGTGACGAATGATAAACGAGCAGCTGACGGCGTACAG GCTGACTCgggcgaggaagaggaagtgctTGACTCCAGTAAGGAAAGCGTAGAGCTGCACTGTGTTCATGCTCGGGAGAAGCTGACTAACAGTATTCGCCTCCAGTGGAGAAGACTCAAGAATCATGTAGAAAGACTGGACAGCCAAG CATCTTTGGCTCAGGTGGATGAGAGTAAAACTTTAGCTGTTCCTCGAGAGACTCACGAGGAGGAAATGAACAGATTGAAGCTGGAGATCCAGCAGTGCAAAGACTTTATCCAAACACAGCAACAGCTGCTGCAG cagcagctcagctctcCATGTGATGAGGAGACTGGTTCTTTGTTGAGTGACCGCTACATGTCCCAGGAGACAGAGCGCCTCAGAGAGGAGTGGAGGACCTTAGAAGAACAGAGAAAGATCtttgagagggagaggaggaactTCACAGAAGCAGCCATAAGACTGAGTCATGAG AGGAAGGCCTTTGAGGAGGATCGTGCGACATGGCTGAAACACCAGTTTTTAAACTCCAGTCCATTTGCAGACTCAAAGAAACCTCAGATGTCAAAGTCTAAAAGTGCCTTTTTAATAT cAGCTGAAACAGAAGCATGTGGGACAATGGATCCAGAAGAGCTCGTCAAATGTCCATCTGACACGACTTCTCCCGCACACAGATGTTTCCCACTCACATCACCATCCACAGCCAACACGTCACGCACTGTTCCTTATCCCAGGAAAAAG CTCGAGCAAACCGAAGACAAAGACTACTGA